The following proteins come from a genomic window of Gordonia westfalica:
- a CDS encoding alpha/beta fold hydrolase — MGRRSTGRIRMTSVLLAAVIAVAGCSSDADEQATPTTGAGGVEYRVDTDGAGPGALRAAETMPLLDRRVRANSQLALRVKYVSTDGRTGEETETWGAFFAPKGPAPEGGRPVIVLPHGTSGVLGECGVTLKSDLGDLAVTAASWLQLGYVVVVPDYQGLGDPDEQRPTHPYLDARTSGRNVIDAVRAARYLVPETGTRWGALGGSQGGQAAWAANALAETYGSELDLVGVAALSPAADVSGLADLAASGTMTVEQYGLYNWLLLALNAENPELDLRRFVGPEVLASWDELSQCSASRGAQRAEVLESLSADELRPTSPEAVTELRELLRERAVPDLPAAAPTIVIYGGKDELVRSGWTAAAVRRGCARGDVVHTQFQPAADHGGIDGRQVVGWLTARFDDEPSYNRCAEIERAG, encoded by the coding sequence ATGGGGAGACGATCGACCGGGCGCATCAGGATGACGTCGGTGCTGCTGGCCGCGGTGATCGCGGTCGCCGGCTGTTCATCCGACGCCGACGAACAAGCCACTCCGACGACCGGTGCGGGAGGCGTCGAGTATCGCGTCGACACCGACGGAGCCGGACCCGGCGCGTTGCGGGCAGCCGAGACGATGCCGTTGCTCGACCGCCGGGTGCGGGCCAATTCGCAACTGGCGCTGCGTGTCAAGTACGTGTCGACCGACGGCCGGACCGGCGAGGAGACCGAGACGTGGGGAGCGTTCTTCGCGCCCAAGGGTCCGGCGCCGGAAGGCGGACGGCCGGTCATCGTCCTGCCGCACGGCACGAGCGGTGTACTCGGCGAATGCGGTGTCACACTCAAGTCCGATCTGGGTGACCTGGCGGTCACCGCCGCGAGCTGGCTACAGCTGGGCTACGTCGTCGTCGTTCCGGATTACCAGGGCCTCGGCGATCCGGATGAGCAGCGTCCGACCCATCCGTACCTCGATGCGCGCACCTCCGGCCGCAACGTGATCGATGCGGTCCGGGCGGCCCGATATCTCGTGCCGGAGACCGGGACCCGGTGGGGAGCCCTGGGTGGCTCACAGGGCGGGCAGGCGGCGTGGGCCGCCAACGCGCTGGCCGAGACGTACGGCAGCGAACTCGATCTCGTGGGTGTCGCCGCGCTGTCGCCGGCCGCCGACGTCTCCGGGCTCGCCGACCTCGCGGCCTCCGGCACCATGACCGTCGAACAGTACGGGCTGTACAACTGGCTGCTGCTGGCACTGAACGCCGAGAACCCGGAGCTGGACCTGCGCCGGTTCGTCGGGCCCGAGGTCCTCGCGTCCTGGGATGAGTTGTCGCAGTGTTCGGCGTCCCGTGGGGCACAGCGAGCCGAGGTGCTCGAGTCGCTGAGCGCCGACGAACTCCGACCGACATCGCCCGAGGCCGTGACCGAGCTGCGGGAACTGTTGCGCGAACGCGCTGTTCCCGACCTGCCCGCAGCGGCGCCGACCATCGTGATCTACGGCGGCAAGGACGAGCTGGTCCGGTCCGGGTGGACCGCGGCGGCGGTGCGGCGCGGCTGCGCCCGTGGCGATGTCGTCCACACCCAGTTCCAACCGGCGGCCGACCACGGCGGGATCGACGGCCGCCAGGTGGTGGGCTGGCTGACCGCCCGATTCGACGACGAACCGAGCTACAACCGATGCGCAGAGATCGAGAGAGCCGGATGA
- a CDS encoding sialate O-acetylesterase, whose amino-acid sequence MHEPTTGQKISESDLRIHGDAPARAQRIIRAKDMVKRLLAAGTVVEPADRYSVVAVLGQSNAHGAGMSGVGALPVQPDRRVHQWPGCGRRRGRILQAEDPLLHEIPGAGAGFATTFGSLLADHTGEAVLLVPSARGDTSFHQKNGYSWDPANRTARVNLYDLAVRQIGNALAAAGSGSRLAAILWHQGESDVPLTPPDVYRDRLDALIIGLRDNFGEVPFILGQMVPEEIATGHPKYPDIAAVHATTPDRHSACAHVPGPDGMHNPGETIHYNSAGQRELGRAMFEAYRDLAGPSHSE is encoded by the coding sequence ATGCACGAACCCACGACGGGTCAGAAGATCTCGGAGTCCGACCTGCGAATCCACGGGGACGCACCGGCCAGGGCCCAGCGGATCATCCGCGCGAAGGACATGGTGAAACGACTACTCGCCGCGGGAACCGTGGTCGAACCGGCCGATCGCTACTCGGTCGTCGCGGTTCTCGGGCAGTCGAATGCGCATGGTGCCGGAATGTCCGGGGTCGGTGCACTTCCCGTCCAGCCGGATCGGCGGGTCCACCAGTGGCCGGGATGCGGCCGGCGGCGCGGACGGATACTGCAGGCCGAGGACCCATTGCTCCACGAGATCCCCGGTGCCGGGGCCGGATTCGCGACGACGTTCGGTTCCCTGCTGGCCGACCACACCGGTGAGGCAGTGCTGCTGGTCCCGTCGGCTCGCGGCGACACGTCGTTCCATCAGAAGAACGGCTACAGCTGGGATCCGGCGAACCGCACTGCGCGCGTCAATCTGTACGACCTCGCCGTACGGCAGATCGGCAATGCCCTCGCGGCCGCCGGCAGCGGTTCCCGGCTCGCCGCGATCCTGTGGCACCAGGGCGAGAGCGACGTCCCGCTGACGCCGCCCGACGTCTACCGGGATCGCCTGGACGCGCTGATCATCGGTCTCCGAGACAATTTCGGCGAGGTACCGTTCATCCTCGGCCAGATGGTGCCCGAGGAGATCGCGACCGGACACCCGAAGTATCCGGACATCGCCGCGGTGCACGCCACCACACCCGACCGGCACTCGGCGTGCGCACACGTGCCGGGACCGGACGGCATGCACAACCCGGGGGAGACGATCCACTACAACTCCGCCGGGCAGCGCGAGCTCGGACGCGCGATGTTCGAGGCCTATCGGGATCTCGCCGGCCCTTCCCACAGCGAGTGA
- a CDS encoding lipase family protein: protein MTRASTRRRFAAVVAAVTTALVVSACGAAGFTDDPSLNSAIPLAIQPPPDLVTPYPEPIVRGAADTGRPGAVVAVADPPRGPIPVITELGAIVKRVEYRSTSGLDRSPTVVSGIVVTPKGEPPPGGWTTIAFGHGTTGVLDDCGPSEHVNLIGSDEIIAALVLNGFAVAMSDYEGLGMRDVDHPFLDARTYGYNMIDAVRAARGVFPGLGRKWISYGVSLGGMASWAAGELAPTYGGGLDLLGTVALVPVSDMTGLVERAEKGTLTADQVPMMAYLIDSLARVLPDEFDRDDYRSEFLRKNWSEVLRCIPIDVQQTQRVLNSIGVEDVAPHTPEAAARLRDHLAATSLPVGRATAPMLIMYGTEDPLIAAPWTERAIRRSCAAGSPIQAMRRIGETHAQLDSGQSVAWMKSLESGWKPPQNCGARP from the coding sequence TTGACGCGGGCGTCGACCCGGAGGCGGTTCGCCGCCGTCGTCGCCGCGGTGACGACGGCCCTCGTGGTGAGTGCTTGTGGTGCAGCAGGGTTCACGGATGATCCGTCCCTGAACTCGGCGATCCCGCTCGCCATCCAGCCGCCGCCGGATCTGGTCACTCCCTATCCGGAACCGATTGTCCGGGGCGCCGCGGACACCGGACGACCCGGCGCGGTAGTCGCGGTCGCCGACCCACCACGCGGCCCGATCCCGGTGATCACCGAACTCGGTGCGATCGTCAAACGAGTCGAGTACCGGTCGACGTCGGGACTGGACCGGTCGCCGACGGTCGTGTCGGGGATCGTCGTCACCCCGAAAGGCGAACCGCCGCCGGGCGGTTGGACGACGATCGCCTTCGGCCACGGTACCACCGGTGTCCTCGACGACTGCGGTCCTTCGGAACACGTCAACCTCATCGGCAGTGACGAGATCATCGCGGCTCTGGTGCTGAACGGTTTCGCCGTCGCGATGAGCGACTACGAGGGCCTCGGCATGCGGGACGTCGACCATCCGTTCCTCGACGCTCGCACCTATGGCTACAACATGATCGATGCGGTACGTGCCGCCCGCGGAGTCTTCCCGGGGCTGGGCAGGAAATGGATCTCCTACGGCGTCTCCCTGGGCGGGATGGCGTCCTGGGCGGCGGGTGAGCTCGCGCCGACATACGGCGGTGGTCTCGACCTCCTGGGCACCGTCGCACTGGTGCCCGTGTCGGACATGACCGGCCTGGTCGAACGCGCCGAGAAGGGCACGCTCACCGCCGATCAGGTCCCGATGATGGCCTACCTGATCGATTCACTCGCACGCGTGCTGCCCGACGAGTTCGACCGCGACGACTACCGCTCGGAGTTCCTGCGGAAGAACTGGTCCGAGGTACTCCGCTGCATCCCGATCGACGTCCAGCAGACCCAGCGGGTGCTGAATTCCATCGGTGTCGAGGATGTCGCACCGCACACCCCGGAGGCGGCGGCACGACTCCGCGACCACCTCGCCGCCACATCGCTCCCGGTGGGCCGGGCCACCGCGCCGATGCTCATCATGTACGGCACCGAGGACCCACTCATCGCCGCGCCGTGGACCGAACGGGCGATCCGCCGGTCCTGCGCCGCCGGGTCGCCCATCCAGGCCATGCGCCGGATCGGGGAGACCCACGCCCAGCTCGACTCCGGACAATCGGTGGCCTGGATGAAGTCCCTGGAGTCCGGGTGGAAGCCGCCGCAGAACTGCGGGGCCCGCCCATGA
- a CDS encoding acyltransferase family protein, translating to MTENLERRGVPAVDVPAPEKTPTVGRIRGLDGPRGIACWAVLIVHVAVQNSPDTMASCGLQLFGQALIFFFALSGFLLYLPYVKGLVRGRETPPDVRSYATHRLLRVFPAYLLIFLITNYVLQACFVVNEFVASEAGKDTGTGMITDPGMLLANLTLTQTYFPQYLQTGISPSWSLTLEFGFYLSLPLFGMAMWWLRRRFGTHAAILVVTPPVILIVVGTIGKMVAGRVAEAQGITAVTEQNWGPNAVAVILRSFFAAADNFAFGMLAVAAFVAVGTGHISVRGARRLRIASAVALVPSLLIMLVLIAAGSSYQSTFTALSSALFILIIVLPLAAGQEGRLATVLDWKPLDYSGRISLSIYLWHFPLMIVIGRLGLLQGDSVTGLIVNVLLVGAVSLVFASITYRYIEQPAMVVARRMRRR from the coding sequence ATGACCGAGAACCTGGAACGGCGGGGAGTCCCCGCCGTCGATGTCCCCGCACCCGAGAAGACACCGACCGTCGGTCGTATCCGCGGACTCGACGGTCCACGCGGCATCGCGTGCTGGGCGGTGCTGATCGTCCATGTCGCCGTGCAGAATTCGCCGGACACGATGGCGAGTTGTGGCCTCCAGCTGTTCGGGCAGGCACTGATCTTCTTCTTCGCGTTGTCGGGCTTCCTGCTGTACCTGCCGTACGTCAAGGGCCTGGTCCGCGGCCGGGAGACCCCGCCGGACGTCCGTTCGTACGCGACGCATCGTCTGCTGCGGGTGTTCCCCGCGTACCTGCTGATCTTCCTCATCACCAACTACGTTCTCCAGGCTTGTTTCGTGGTGAACGAGTTCGTCGCGAGTGAGGCCGGCAAGGACACCGGGACGGGGATGATCACCGACCCGGGGATGCTCCTGGCCAACCTGACCCTGACGCAGACCTACTTCCCGCAGTACCTCCAGACAGGCATCAGCCCATCGTGGTCGCTGACACTGGAATTCGGCTTCTACCTGTCGTTGCCGCTGTTCGGGATGGCCATGTGGTGGCTGCGGCGGCGGTTCGGAACGCATGCCGCGATCCTCGTGGTGACACCACCGGTGATCCTGATCGTGGTCGGGACGATCGGCAAGATGGTCGCGGGCCGGGTCGCCGAGGCCCAGGGCATCACCGCGGTGACCGAGCAGAACTGGGGACCCAACGCCGTCGCCGTGATCCTGCGGAGTTTCTTCGCAGCCGCCGACAACTTCGCGTTCGGCATGCTCGCCGTCGCGGCGTTCGTCGCGGTCGGCACCGGCCACATCTCGGTGCGGGGCGCCCGGCGTCTGCGTATCGCATCGGCGGTGGCGCTCGTACCGTCGTTGCTGATCATGCTGGTGCTGATCGCGGCCGGCTCGTCGTATCAGTCGACCTTCACGGCGCTGTCGTCTGCGCTGTTCATCCTGATCATCGTGCTGCCGCTGGCCGCAGGCCAGGAGGGCAGGCTGGCCACCGTCCTGGACTGGAAGCCGCTCGACTACAGCGGACGGATCTCGCTGAGCATCTACCTCTGGCATTTCCCGCTGATGATCGTGATCGGCAGACTCGGACTGCTGCAGGGTGATTCGGTGACGGGTCTCATCGTCAACGTCCTGCTCGTCGGCGCGGTCAGCCTCGTGTTCGCGAGCATCACCTATCGATACATCGAGCAGCCCGCGATGGTGGTGGCCAGGAGGATGCGCCGGCGATGA
- a CDS encoding LLM class F420-dependent oxidoreductase — protein MTSMKLGMPINYAGDFRETINNLADFEAAGVERIAVPEAYSFDAVSQLGYIAAKTEKMELQTAILPMYSRTPTNLAMTAAGLDYISGGRAVLGIGASGPQVIEGFHGVKYDYPLGRAREHAEICRMVWRREKLNYQGKHYTLPLDEEHGGSGLGKSLKIINHPVRDNIPLLLAAIGPKNIELAAEMFDELQPILFHPEQIDAAFGESLAAGKAKRDPSLGELGIVVQATARISDDPEQLNNARELVRHHAALYIGGMGARGKNFYNQLAIRYGYVDEAKLIQDLYLDGKKVEAAAAVPDDLVNAMSLIGSKTQVAERVAAFREAGVTCILASPTAPTHSERVAEVEALRDVFGG, from the coding sequence ATGACATCGATGAAGCTGGGCATGCCGATCAACTACGCGGGCGACTTCCGCGAGACCATCAACAACCTCGCCGACTTCGAGGCTGCGGGTGTGGAGCGCATCGCGGTGCCCGAGGCCTACAGCTTCGACGCTGTCTCTCAGCTCGGCTACATCGCCGCCAAGACCGAGAAGATGGAACTGCAGACCGCGATCCTGCCGATGTACTCGCGCACCCCGACCAACCTCGCGATGACCGCGGCCGGTCTGGACTACATCAGCGGTGGCCGGGCGGTGCTCGGCATCGGAGCCTCGGGACCGCAGGTCATCGAGGGCTTCCACGGCGTGAAGTACGACTACCCGCTGGGCCGGGCCCGTGAGCACGCGGAGATCTGCCGCATGGTGTGGCGCCGCGAGAAGCTCAATTACCAGGGCAAGCACTACACCCTGCCGCTCGACGAGGAGCACGGCGGTTCCGGACTCGGCAAGTCGCTCAAGATCATCAACCACCCGGTCCGCGACAACATCCCGCTGCTGCTGGCCGCCATCGGCCCCAAGAACATCGAGCTGGCCGCGGAGATGTTCGACGAGCTGCAGCCGATCCTCTTCCACCCCGAGCAGATCGACGCCGCGTTCGGCGAGTCGCTGGCCGCCGGCAAGGCCAAGCGCGACCCGTCCCTGGGCGAGCTGGGCATCGTCGTGCAGGCCACCGCGCGGATCTCCGACGACCCGGAACAGCTGAACAACGCCAGGGAACTCGTCCGCCACCACGCCGCGCTCTACATCGGCGGCATGGGTGCACGCGGCAAGAACTTCTACAACCAGCTGGCCATCCGGTACGGCTACGTCGACGAGGCGAAGCTCATCCAGGACCTCTACCTCGACGGCAAGAAGGTCGAAGCGGCCGCAGCGGTTCCCGACGACCTCGTGAACGCCATGTCGCTCATCGGTTCCAAGACCCAGGTCGCCGAGCGCGTCGCCGCGTTCCGCGAGGCCGGGGTCACCTGCATCCTCGCCTCACCGACCGCGCCGACCCACTCCGAGCGGGTCGCCGAGGTCGAGGCGTTGCGCGACGTCTTCGGCGGCTGA
- a CDS encoding lipase family protein has product MIGFVRRHPLLVAIPLALVTHTVMLVVVISGVRLVDVVRDPADGPVPFAIVEGPGKVVSAEYTDSLPISARLDDVRAIRVTYWSTDANSGEPTVVSGLVVTGPEPDAGRTRPVVAFAHGTTGIDEPCAPSVAAGMYGLGELAHGLVKAGFVVALPDYQGLGSPGVHPYLDARTAGMNVIDSVRALRAVLPYASEKWVAYGGSQGGGAVLAAAMAAPEYGRGLAMLGAAAMVPAADIAGVVEKSRDGTITGDQQLMLQWIVEAWSRRDPAVRLDDYRRGAAVAAWDTLSACTGPAVAGRAQAAESLAPRDIGPGTPESAYRLSEILAGYAVPVAPTPVPMYVLYGGRDTFIDAEWTAAFVERACEVGDSVTVDYQEDRGHPDVDAAALLPWISARFAGEPAASTCSER; this is encoded by the coding sequence ATGATCGGCTTCGTCCGCCGGCATCCCCTCCTCGTCGCGATACCGCTCGCGCTGGTGACGCACACGGTCATGCTGGTCGTGGTGATCTCGGGTGTCCGTCTCGTCGACGTGGTCCGGGACCCCGCGGACGGACCGGTGCCGTTCGCGATCGTCGAGGGCCCCGGGAAGGTGGTGTCGGCCGAATACACCGACTCGCTGCCGATCTCGGCACGTCTCGACGACGTCCGCGCGATCCGGGTGACGTACTGGTCCACGGATGCGAACTCGGGAGAACCCACCGTCGTCAGTGGACTGGTGGTCACCGGTCCGGAACCCGACGCCGGTCGGACGCGGCCGGTCGTGGCGTTCGCGCACGGCACCACCGGCATCGACGAACCGTGCGCACCCTCCGTCGCCGCCGGGATGTACGGTCTCGGCGAACTCGCACACGGGCTCGTCAAGGCGGGTTTCGTGGTGGCACTGCCCGATTACCAGGGCCTCGGCAGTCCGGGAGTGCACCCGTATCTCGACGCCCGGACCGCGGGTATGAACGTGATCGATTCCGTGCGGGCGCTGCGGGCGGTGTTGCCCTACGCCTCCGAGAAGTGGGTCGCCTACGGCGGATCCCAGGGTGGCGGAGCCGTTCTGGCCGCCGCGATGGCGGCACCCGAGTACGGCCGAGGTCTGGCGATGCTCGGTGCGGCCGCGATGGTCCCGGCCGCGGACATCGCCGGTGTGGTCGAGAAGTCCCGGGACGGCACGATCACCGGTGACCAGCAGCTCATGCTGCAGTGGATCGTCGAGGCGTGGTCTCGTCGCGACCCGGCGGTGCGGCTCGACGACTACCGGCGAGGGGCGGCGGTGGCGGCGTGGGATACGTTGTCCGCCTGTACGGGACCGGCAGTCGCGGGCCGGGCGCAGGCGGCCGAGTCGCTGGCGCCGCGCGACATCGGTCCCGGCACGCCGGAGTCCGCGTACAGGTTGTCGGAGATCCTCGCCGGATATGCCGTACCGGTGGCCCCGACACCGGTGCCGATGTACGTCCTCTACGGCGGCCGGGACACGTTCATCGACGCGGAATGGACCGCGGCGTTCGTCGAACGGGCCTGTGAGGTCGGTGATTCGGTGACCGTCGACTACCAAGAGGACCGCGGGCACCCAGATGTGGACGCGGCCGCACTGCTGCCGTGGATCTCGGCCCGCTTCGCCGGGGAACCGGCAGCGTCGACCTGCTCGGAGAGGTGA
- a CDS encoding YdcF family protein: MRRLIRVLLCTILVAVAVGGVLGYQLFTRVHDDPLRKADAIVVLGGEHDGREDYGIQLARKGYADHVLISDPYRPYTEQDSMMPRVCSASTPEITVTCFEPKPSTTRGEAMFVQEMARRHDWQDVIVVSWSYHLVRARFIFGQCFGGDVVMHAVPRDYSPNPVLWGAVYTYQYGGLAKAAVLGCSD; the protein is encoded by the coding sequence GTGAGACGTCTGATCCGGGTGCTGCTCTGCACGATCCTCGTCGCCGTGGCCGTCGGCGGCGTGCTCGGCTACCAGCTGTTCACGCGGGTCCACGACGATCCGCTTCGCAAGGCCGACGCCATCGTCGTCCTGGGCGGCGAACACGACGGCCGCGAGGACTACGGAATCCAGTTGGCGCGCAAGGGTTACGCCGACCACGTACTGATCTCCGACCCCTATCGGCCCTACACCGAACAGGATTCGATGATGCCGCGGGTGTGTTCGGCGAGCACCCCGGAGATCACGGTCACCTGTTTCGAACCGAAACCCTCCACGACGCGCGGCGAGGCGATGTTCGTCCAGGAGATGGCGCGACGCCACGACTGGCAGGACGTCATAGTCGTCAGCTGGAGTTACCACCTGGTGCGGGCGCGGTTCATCTTCGGTCAGTGTTTCGGCGGCGACGTCGTCATGCACGCGGTCCCGCGCGATTACAGCCCCAACCCGGTGCTCTGGGGTGCGGTGTACACATACCAGTACGGCGGCCTCGCGAAGGCCGCCGTACTGGGGTGTTCTGACTGA
- a CDS encoding polysaccharide biosynthesis tyrosine autokinase — translation MPFNEYVRIVVRYWWAIVASVLVGGLAGFGYGMYFTSVDYVSSARLFVTAEGGTSVGESYQNNLFAEGRVNSYAQIATSEQVATRASEALEGAISPADLRSKTTALPVEDTVILTISVSGPSPQRAQSYAAAVAQQTVEVVQELETSRRGGTSAASAVLYDEPGLPSTAGRPWMSWTAIGAGAGLIVGVVIALLLGWRRRGTVVDEVTAVDSTHHPVLAVLSPQTIPIETLGTDDSADRDADALRGLHNLIRFLGGRRDEQARAPRVVGFTGVGSDAGAGDVAARFAATVAATGNTVLLVDGDLSGGGITAGTELSADHGLSTVLSSSTGSVDPYVGQGGLTILPAGPVPPESGALVSSPVLGTVLDDLRERFDYIVIACPRMGSTSDSIVYSALADAMVVVVRSGSATRKALSDSVAAIELVGAVIGTVLVSGKAGQVKAQDVADSAEPAAESVDAEIVDFEPGSESVTETIRTTIDHASRNGSGSAAAAGVPSDGRGR, via the coding sequence ATGCCATTCAATGAATATGTCCGCATTGTGGTCCGCTATTGGTGGGCCATCGTGGCGAGTGTTCTCGTCGGCGGGCTGGCCGGATTCGGCTATGGCATGTACTTCACATCCGTCGACTACGTGTCGTCGGCCCGACTCTTCGTCACCGCCGAGGGTGGCACATCGGTGGGTGAGTCCTACCAGAACAATCTCTTCGCCGAGGGGCGAGTCAACTCGTACGCGCAGATCGCGACGAGTGAGCAGGTGGCCACCCGTGCCTCGGAAGCGCTGGAGGGGGCCATCAGCCCCGCTGACCTGCGGTCGAAGACGACGGCGCTGCCCGTCGAGGACACCGTGATCCTGACCATCTCGGTGTCCGGACCGAGTCCGCAACGAGCGCAGTCCTATGCGGCTGCGGTCGCCCAGCAGACCGTCGAGGTCGTGCAGGAACTCGAGACGTCACGACGCGGCGGGACATCGGCGGCATCGGCAGTGCTCTACGACGAGCCCGGGCTCCCGTCGACGGCGGGCCGGCCGTGGATGTCGTGGACCGCGATCGGCGCAGGCGCCGGACTCATCGTCGGCGTCGTGATCGCGCTGCTGCTCGGTTGGCGGCGTCGCGGAACCGTCGTCGACGAGGTGACCGCCGTCGACTCGACCCACCATCCGGTGCTCGCGGTGCTGTCGCCGCAGACGATCCCGATCGAGACGCTCGGCACCGACGATTCCGCCGACCGGGACGCGGACGCCCTTCGCGGACTGCACAATCTGATCCGCTTCCTCGGCGGGCGGCGTGACGAACAAGCCCGCGCACCGCGGGTCGTCGGCTTCACCGGCGTCGGATCGGATGCGGGTGCCGGCGACGTCGCGGCACGCTTCGCCGCGACCGTGGCCGCGACGGGGAACACCGTTCTCCTCGTCGACGGCGATCTGTCCGGCGGCGGGATCACCGCCGGAACAGAACTGTCCGCGGATCACGGGCTGTCCACCGTGCTCAGCAGCAGCACCGGCAGCGTCGACCCGTACGTCGGACAAGGTGGGTTGACGATTCTCCCCGCTGGACCCGTCCCTCCGGAATCCGGTGCGCTCGTGAGCAGTCCGGTCCTGGGAACCGTGCTCGACGACCTGCGTGAGCGTTTCGACTACATCGTGATCGCCTGTCCCCGCATGGGTTCGACCTCCGATTCGATCGTCTACTCGGCCTTGGCCGATGCGATGGTCGTCGTGGTGCGCAGCGGGTCCGCAACCCGAAAAGCCCTGAGCGACAGCGTCGCGGCGATCGAACTCGTCGGAGCGGTGATCGGTACGGTACTCGTCAGCGGCAAGGCGGGGCAGGTGAAGGCGCAGGATGTGGCCGACTCCGCTGAGCCCGCCGCTGAAAGCGTTGATGCCGAAATTGTCGATTTCGAACCCGGTTCGGAGAGTGTGACCGAGACGATCCGCACCACGATCGATCATGCCTCACGTAACGGCTCCGGCTCGGCTGCCGCCGCCGGGGTCCCGTCGGACGGGCGGGGTCGTTGA
- a CDS encoding sugar transferase codes for MTSARDTIPADSGSGFPGGSRRLIALRRRQSRSRSWVPRYTRALWCTDLVVVVASVALAQRLRFGPSGSLHSAAAVHIPSILVSAALIVVWMAALAAFQTYDRRIFGSGPQEYSRVVTACFAVFGGLAIVDLLGGLNIARGYLALALPMGTITLLLGRNVFRRLLARARISGRHRESVLMVGGVESVRPTVRRLAAAAPLGYQVVGACLPPGHRGTHAEIDVDGAAVPVLGDFDDVLAAVGASGATTVAVTSADALGHQAMQDLSWNLHGLDVDMVVAPGVTDVTGPRMMLRPVAGLPLLHIDHPRYEAATRFRKAALDRCGAALLLLALSPVFLIVGVAVVVDSGFPVFYRADRVGLGNKNFRMWKFRSMVIGADRMRGGLGDRDDGAGLLFKVHDDPRVTRVGKVIRAYSLDELPQLFNVLTGQMSLVGPRPPLPEEVEKYDGRVARRMLVKPGMTGLWQVSGRSDLSWEESVRLDLSYVENWTIMQDLTILWRTARAVVAKDGAY; via the coding sequence CGATCTGGTCGTCGTGGTCGCCTCGGTGGCCCTGGCCCAGCGGCTCCGGTTCGGCCCCAGCGGTTCTCTCCATTCGGCCGCCGCGGTCCACATCCCGTCGATTCTCGTGTCCGCGGCACTGATCGTCGTCTGGATGGCCGCCCTCGCCGCCTTCCAGACCTACGACCGGCGGATCTTCGGCTCCGGCCCCCAGGAGTACAGCCGGGTCGTCACCGCATGCTTCGCGGTCTTCGGCGGACTGGCCATCGTCGACCTCCTCGGCGGACTGAACATCGCGCGGGGGTACCTGGCGCTCGCCCTCCCGATGGGGACCATCACCTTGTTGCTGGGCCGGAACGTATTCCGGCGGCTCCTCGCACGGGCGAGAATCTCCGGCAGGCATCGTGAGTCGGTGCTGATGGTCGGCGGTGTCGAGTCGGTCCGGCCGACCGTTCGGCGCCTGGCGGCCGCGGCCCCGCTCGGGTACCAGGTCGTCGGCGCCTGCCTGCCGCCCGGGCATCGTGGCACCCACGCGGAGATCGACGTCGACGGCGCGGCGGTCCCGGTCCTCGGAGATTTCGACGACGTCCTCGCCGCCGTCGGGGCGTCGGGTGCGACCACGGTGGCCGTCACCTCGGCCGATGCCCTCGGGCACCAGGCGATGCAGGACCTGTCCTGGAACCTGCACGGACTCGACGTCGACATGGTCGTCGCGCCCGGCGTCACAGACGTCACCGGCCCACGGATGATGCTGCGGCCGGTGGCCGGTTTGCCACTGCTGCACATCGATCACCCGCGCTACGAGGCGGCGACCCGATTCCGCAAGGCCGCTCTCGATCGCTGCGGTGCAGCGCTTCTCCTTCTCGCACTGTCCCCCGTCTTCCTGATCGTCGGCGTCGCGGTGGTCGTCGACTCCGGCTTCCCGGTCTTCTACCGCGCCGACCGGGTCGGACTGGGGAACAAGAACTTCCGCATGTGGAAGTTCCGGTCCATGGTCATCGGCGCAGACCGGATGCGCGGCGGTCTCGGCGACCGCGACGACGGCGCCGGCCTGCTGTTCAAGGTTCACGACGATCCGCGGGTCACCCGGGTCGGCAAGGTGATCCGCGCCTACAGCCTCGACGAGCTCCCCCAGCTCTTCAACGTCCTGACCGGGCAGATGAGTCTGGTCGGGCCGCGCCCGCCGCTGCCCGAGGAGGTGGAGAAGTACGACGGCCGGGTCGCACGGCGGATGCTCGTCAAACCCGGCATGACCGGGCTGTGGCAGGTCTCCGGACGATCCGACCTCTCCTGGGAGGAGTCGGTCCGGCTGGACCTGTCCTACGTCGAGAACTGGACCATCATGCAGGATCTGACGATCCTGTGGCGCACCGCCCGAGCTGTGGTTGCGAAGGACGGCGCCTACTGA